Genomic segment of Drosophila biarmipes strain raj3 chromosome 2L, RU_DBia_V1.1, whole genome shotgun sequence:
AGATTGTGAGTTCAATACACCAACATAGTCTAAGAAATATATCAACCAtgtttaacaaaattattttaaattactagTAACATGGGtactattatttaatatattacgTTTTAAGAGTACCAAATTCAGTGTCTTTATTTTTCCACAGGGCTCCTACAGATGCCAGTGCCATGAAGGCTATGTGACGAACAGCACCTACAGCTGCCTGGACAGATCCTCGGTGTCCGTGTGTCCAGATGGAACTGTTTGCGATCGCAATGCCGCGTGCTTCCGGATGGACAATTTGCTCCACAGGTGCCACTGCAATGTCGGATGGGCAGGCAATGGATTGCTTTGCGGAAGAGATTCCGACATGGATGGATGGCCAGACCAAAAGCTTGAATGCCCGGATCTGCACTGCCACCGGGACAACTGCCCGATGCTGCCCAATTCGGGTCAGGAGGATGCAGATCTAGATGGTTATGGTGATGGGTGTGATGAGGACGCCGACGGCGACAATGTCCAGAACACTCAGGATAACTGCCCGCTGAACTTCAACACGGAGCAGGTGGACTCCGATGGCGACAGAGTGGGCGATGTGTGTGACAACTGTGTGCTCAAGTACAATCCCGGGCAGCTGGACACGGATGAGGATGGTCGGGGTGATGAGTGCGATGGGGACATCGATAATGATTCCATACCCAATGAGCTGGACAACTGCCCCTTGCTGCCGAATCCCAGTCAAGCTGATAGTGACAACGATGGTGTGGGCAATGTGTGCGACAACTGCCCGAATCTCCCAAATCCCGATCAGAAGGATCGCGACATGGACTTTGTGGGCGATGCCTGTCACCGTGACATAGATGGGGATGACGATGGAGTGCCAAACTCTTTGGACAACTGCCCCATGGTCAGCAACTCAGATCAGCTGGACACCGATGGGGATGGAACGGGCGACGAGTGCGATGATGACATGGATGGCGATGGCGTACCCAACTACAAGGACAACTGTCCGCTGGCCAGCAATCCCAAGCAGGAGGACTTCAATCGCAATGGCAAGGGTGACTGTtgcgaggaggacgaggacgtgGATGGGGTGCCCAATACCATAGATAATTGCCCCAACAACTCGATGATCCAACATACGGATTTCCGCACCCTTCAAACCATCCCACTGGACCCGAAAGGCCTATCCCAAGCGGATCCCAACTGGGTGGTGCATGCCAACGGCACCGAGATTGTCCAGACCCTCAACTCGGATCCAGGCCTGGCCGTGGGTAAAGATGCCTTCGGCGGTGTGGACTTCGATGGCACCTTCTATATCAACGATGATACGGATGACGACTATGCGGGTTTTGTTTTCAGCTACCAGAGTAGCTACAAATACTATGTGGTTCAGTGGAAGAAGGGTACCCAAACCTACTGGGAGCCACGACCCTTCACCGCATCCGCGGCACCAGGAATCCAGATCAAGCTGGTCAACAGCACAGAGGGTCCTGGGCCCACAATGCGGAATAGTTTGTGGCACGAGGGTAATACCGATGGGGAGGCCAGACTGCTGTGGAAGGATCCGAAGAACATTGCCTGGAAGGAGAGAACCTCCTACCGCTGGTCCCTGGTGCATCGACCGGCCATTGGCCTCATCCGCCTGCAGTGAGTGATGCTTGAGAGTTCCCATGTGCCATGTCCTAAACACATCTTCCCACAGAATGTACGAGGGTCACCGCCTGATCTTCGACTCGGGCAATGTTTTCGACTCCACGCTGAAGGGCGGACGGCTGGGCGTGTTCTGCTTCTCGCAAAGGATGATTATATGGTCCAACCTGCAGTACAAGTGCAATAGTAAGTTAGCCTAGCAGGGAATTCACCAACTCCTAATTCACCATTTCAAATATCTATCCACATGACAGACCGCGTAAAAGCCCTGATCTACAATGATCTGTCCGATTATCTGAAGACGAAGGTGGAGTTGCAGGACTGATGAGAATGTCCGCCCAGTAATCCTTTTTTGCCATCAATtttaaccaaattaaatagtaATGCTACCACTTAGTTAATAAAAGAGTTGCCAGCCGAGTTGGCCATTTAAGAAACATTTGCCAACCTTTTCCGTTTTCAACCAATCAAGTTGGTCATGACTCTGGATAAATTAGAGAAAGACCAATTGTCAACTTCAGTAAGTCGACCTGTCTCAGTTAGGCGAACGCTTGCGCTAGGGAACTTTTTTCATTGGCGATATAAGGGAAAGTACCCAACGAAAACACTGAAAACACACACAGCAGTGAAACTAGTTATCCGGCTTAAATTCAGTCAGTCTTGCTAAAATCTTTTACGGGTAAGTACGAGCGGAGAGTGTTGTGTTGTTCCAAATTGAGTCGAATTCATTTGAGCATCCATATAGCAACGATGGCCAGCTGCCAAGTCCAAGAGACTCCATCCCAGGACGAGTTGAAAAACactgaaaacaacaaaaacgtGAAGAATTCGGAGGAACGGgggcaattaaattttaaatctaatAACGATGTGGGTGCGGTGGCCGCTCCTTCGTCGGAGACTGATCTGCGTCCTTCGCGCAGTTCGGTGACCAAGATGACCCGGATTCCGGCTCCTACTTATATGGGTCCCAGTGGTAGCCATTATCAGGCTAGCAGCCGAGTGTACAGCTCAGTGGTGGTTCGGAAGCCCAAGATGGAAGACCACCAGTTGACCAACGACTCCGGCATCCACATGGACTCGTCGATGACCGAGTTGCCCGAGACCCCATTGTCGGCCAGACCCAGTCCCATACTGCAGACGATTCTAGACAGGATTCCGGGCACCAGCAGCGAAATGGAACTTCGGCAGGCCGAGGAGCAGACTCTCAAAGAACTTCAACGGGTCGTTGCCGAAATGGAAGCCGATGTGGCTCTGGACGATGTGGATTTGCAGGATCAGCCACTCGGCGATGATCAAGACCAGGCCAATACGGAGGAAGAAAACTATAATTTAACACCAGATGTCGGAAATAGCCCAAAGAACTCTGGTCTCGATATGGAACAGCTTTCTGCAACCGAAACCCAGCAGAAACAAAACAGCGTTTCTAAGGAACCACTGACTAATGGAGAACATTCTGTGGACAATCTGCAAATAATGCAAGAAGAGTGTGCTGCTAAAGGGAAATATGTGGAGGACGAAGCTGCAAAGGAAGAGGAACTAGAACTTTTTGAGAAACTGGCCCAAGACCCAGCCCCTGATGATCCAGTGCTCACAGAATCCACCGAGGAATCAGTGGACCAGCAGCCTGAGAAGTCTGCGCCCGAATCCCTAATGGAGGAGCTTGAAATGGCGATAGGTGGGGGTTGCGAAACCGAAGAGGATCGGATTCTCAGGGAGCAATTTGAGAGAAGCCCTGAAACAATGGGCTTGAAATTTCCTTATCCAGCAGACGAGAACATGTCCACCATTTCGGAGACGGGACTGACCTCGTGTCCCTCGTTAGATGGATCGGTGAAGAGTGATCGTCGGATGGTTCCCTTGGAGGAACTTATCGATCCCGAAAACAATGTGGAGCTACTGCGTCAGCTTTTGCAGTCTGGATCCAAAGAGAACGTCGCCGAGGTAGAGGCAGTCCTAAACGATAGTGATCTTCTGGAGAAGCAGGCGGTGGTGGCTGAATCGGAGGAAGAAGCGGAAACCGAGACCGAGATTGAGGACGAAACGGAAATGGCCAAGAAGCAGACCACCAAGTCGTTTAGTAACTTCCGACGCCTTATCAGCCGCAAGCTCCTGAAGCTCAGCTATCCCATACTATTCTGCGGCCTGGCTTTTAGCCTGATTTACCTATCCCGCAAGGAGTAGGCCACCGTtttgaaaatggaaattggATTTATATACATGAACAAGCAGAATCAACCGATTTGACTCCGGcagatatatgtatatcgTGCAACGCTCTTCAAAATCGCCCAACGCATTGGCACCGAGTGCCTCaaattaaatctatttttcaa
This window contains:
- the LOC127010604 gene encoding cartilage oligomeric matrix protein-like: MDNLLHRCHCNVGWAGNGLLCGRDSDMDGWPDQKLECPDLHCHRDNCPMLPNSGQEDADLDGYGDGCDEDADGDNVQNTQDNCPLNFNTEQVDSDGDRVGDVCDNCVLKYNPGQLDTDEDGRGDECDGDIDNDSIPNELDNCPLLPNPSQADSDNDGVGNVCDNCPNLPNPDQKDRDMDFVGDACHRDIDGDDDGVPNSLDNCPMVSNSDQLDTDGDGTGDECDDDMDGDGVPNYKDNCPLASNPKQEDFNRNGKGDCCEEDEDVDGVPNTIDNCPNNSMIQHTDFRTLQTIPLDPKGLSQADPNWVVHANGTEIVQTLNSDPGLAVGKDAFGGVDFDGTFYINDDTDDDYAGFVFSYQSSYKYYVVQWKKGTQTYWEPRPFTASAAPGIQIKLVNSTEGPGPTMRNSLWHEGNTDGEARLLWKDPKNIAWKERTSYRWSLVHRPAIGLIRLQMYEGHRLIFDSGNVFDSTLKGGRLGVFCFSQRMIIWSNLQYKCNNRVKALIYNDLSDYLKTKVELQD
- the LOC108033423 gene encoding uncharacterized protein LOC108033423, encoding MASCQVQETPSQDELKNTENNKNVKNSEERGQLNFKSNNDVGAVAAPSSETDLRPSRSSVTKMTRIPAPTYMGPSGSHYQASSRVYSSVVVRKPKMEDHQLTNDSGIHMDSSMTELPETPLSARPSPILQTILDRIPGTSSEMELRQAEEQTLKELQRVVAEMEADVALDDVDLQDQPLGDDQDQANTEEENYNLTPDVGNSPKNSGLDMEQLSATETQQKQNSVSKEPLTNGEHSVDNLQIMQEECAAKGKYVEDEAAKEEELELFEKLAQDPAPDDPVLTESTEESVDQQPEKSAPESLMEELEMAIGGGCETEEDRILREQFERSPETMGLKFPYPADENMSTISETGLTSCPSLDGSVKSDRRMVPLEELIDPENNVELLRQLLQSGSKENVAEVEAVLNDSDLLEKQAVVAESEEEAETETEIEDETEMAKKQTTKSFSNFRRLISRKLLKLSYPILFCGLAFSLIYLSRKE